The genomic region GCCTTGTTCCACCCCAGTCGCGATCAGGTGCGCCAGTTTTTCTTCGATGCCTGGGCCAAGTTCCAACAGCAGCAAGCCTTGACCGACCTCGAGACCATTGCTGTCGACATCATCCAGGCACATCCTGAATACCATCATGTCTTGGAGGCGCCTGAGCAATATCTGGAGCAGTCCTATTTCCCCGAAATGGGGGAAACCAATCCCTTTCTCCATATGAGCCTGCACCTTTCCGTACTTGAGCAAGTGTCCATTGACCAGCCTCCTGGTATCCATGCCGCTTACCATGCTTTGGCGCGCAAGTATGGCAGTGTGATTGAAGCGCAGCATGCGCTGATGGATTGCCTGGCTGAGGCGATCTGGCAAGCTCAGCGCAGTAGTACCGGTCTTGATGCACAGGCTTACGCCGCTTGTATCGAGGCCAAGGCAAGAGGCTAGCCGCGTAAGCGGATATCTTGCTGTACCGGATCAGTGGTGTTCGTGTCCATGCTGGCTGTCCAGCAAGCTGTAATAGTTTGAGGGCTCCAGCACGGTAGGTACGGCTTCCTCCGCCAGGAACGGGTAATCCTTGCTGTAGTGCAAGCCGCGGCTTTCCTTGCGCTCCATGGCGCTCTTCACGATAAGTTCCGCAACCTGCAACAGGTTGCGCAATTCGATCAGATTGTTGCTGATGCGGAAATTGCTATAAAACTCGTGCACTTCGTCGCGCAGCAAATGAATGCGGTGCAATGCGCGTGTCAGGCGCTTGTTGGTGCGGACGATGCCGACATAATTCCACATGGTGCGACGTAGCTCGCTCCAATTGTGGGTGATGATGATTTCCTCGTCCGCATCGGTGACGCGGCTCTCATCCCAGTAGGGCAGGATGATTTCCGGCATCTGAGGCTGCCTGAGGATGTCCTGCGCTGCTGCCTGGCCGAATACCAGGCACTCCAGCAGCGAATTGCTGGCAAGGCGGTTGGCGCCGTGCAGGCCGGTACAGGCTGTCTCCCCGATGGCATATAAGCGCGGAATGTCTGTGCGACCAATATGGTCGGTCATGATGCCGCCGCAGCTATAGTGTGCTGCAGGCACGACGGGAATGGGTTCGCGCGTGATGTCGATGCCCAGCTCGAAGCAGCGGCGGTAAATCGTGGGGAAGTGGGAAAGGATGAAGTCTGCTGGCTTGTGGGATATGTCGAGGTAGACGCACTCCAGGCCGCGTTTTTTCATTTCAAAATCAATTGCGCGCGCCACGATGTCGCGGGGCGCCAATTCGGCGCGCTCATCATGCCAAGGCATGAAACGTGTACCGTCCGGCAGCTTCAGTATGCCGCCCTCACCCCTGATAGCCTCTGAAATCAGGAACGATTTTGCTTCTGGGTGGTAAAGGCAGGTAGGATGGAACTGGATGAATTCCATATTGGCGATTCTGCAGCCTGCGCGCCAAGCCATGGCAACGCCGTCGCCAGAAGCGACATCCGGGTTGGTGGTATAGAGGTAGACCTTTCCTGTTCCGCCGGTGGCTAATACGGTATGCTGCGCACCAATCGTGAGCACCTTGCCAGTCGTATTGTCCAGTACATAGGCGCCCAGGCAGGCGCTGCCTTCCATGTTGACTTTGCCAGCAGTGATGAGGTCGACTGCAATATGCTCTTCCAAGACGGTGATGTTGGGGTGCTTGCGCACTTTTTCGGCAAGGGTTTTCTGGACGGCATGTCCAGTGGCATCGGCTGCATGAATGATGCGCCGATGGCTGTGACCGCCTTCGCGGGTAAGATGGAAACCACTATTGTCATCTTCACGTGTGAAAGGCACGCCTTCTGCAATCAGCCACTCGACTGTTTCCCGGCCATGTTCTGCAACCAGGCGGGTAACGGCAGCATCGCATAAACCCGCGCCAGCGATAAGGGTATCTTGAATATGCGCCTCTGTTGAGTCATCATCTGCAAGCACGGCAGCAATGCCGCCTTGCGCCCAGTTGCTTGAGCCATCGTTGATGCTGCGTTTGCTGATCAAGCAGACTTTTTTACTTGCCCCGACCTTGAGGGCGAGAGTGAGGCCTGCTAAGCCGCTGCCGATGATAAGGACGTCGTATTGCTGCATAAGAACCTAGAAATGGATGAACTTTAGCGAGTGTAGCGCTGTCTGTAGCACTAAGCTAGTCATGAAAATACAAAGGGAAGGTCATGATCAAGACAAATAATTTCGAGGAATTTTCGCGCATGAGCTTCGTCGACACGGGAGTGCGCGGGTATACTCCATCTGTCAAGAAAACACAGTCAGGGAGCGTGGCCGCAATGGCAGTAACCCCGCCAGCGGGTAATCGGGAGCTAGACCAGCAGTTAGTTGAGCGCGCACAAAGTGGTGATAAGCGTGCGTTCGGGTTGCTGGTGGATAAGTACCAGCGCAAGCTGGGACGATTGCTTTCGCGCTTGATCAGGGATCCCGCCGAAGTTGAGGATGTCGTCCAGGAATCCTTCATCAAGGCTTACCGGGCCTTGCCCAGCTTCCGTGGTGATAGTGCGTTTTATACCTGGTTGTACCGTATTGGCATCAACACTGCGAAGAATTACCTTGTCGCGATGGGACGCAGACCCCAGGCCACAGGGGATATCGAGATCGAAGACGCAGAAAATTTTGATGATGGCAATGAATTGCGCACCATGGATACCCCTGAGACGGAATTGATGGGCAAAGAGATTGCCCAAACTGTGAACGACACCGTCGCTATGTTGCCAGAGGAATTACGTACTGCGATTACCTTGCGCGAGATAGAAGGCCTTAGCTACGAGGAAATTGCCACCATGATGGACTGCCCCATAGGGACGGTACGTTCTCGTATTTTCCGTGCTCGTGAAACGATTGCCCAGAAGTTGCGTCCTTTATTGGACACCCCCGAAAACAGGAGATGGTAATGAAAAGTCAAATTTCAGCGCTGATGGATGGCGATATGGCGCTTGAGGATGCAGAGTATCTGTATACGACTTTGAAGTCTGGCGGTGAGTCTGCCCAGGCGTGGTCTGATTATCATTTGATTGGTGATGCCATGCGTGGCAACCCTGTTTTTAAGCCTGATTTTACCGAACGCCTGATGGCAGCGCTTGAGGAGGAGCCTGTGCTTTTGGTGCCTGCTGTCAAGCGTAAACAGGCCGTGCTAAAGAACAGCAGGTTTTGGTCTGTAGCCGCTTCGGTTTCTGCGGTTGCATTTGTTGGATGGGTTGTGTTGCAACAACAAGTGCAGAGCGATCTTGACGATGACGCAACGCCAATGGAGATTGCCCAAAGCTTGCCGGCTGACTATTGGCTTGCTCATCAATCCCAGGCCTCCAACAACTCTGCCTACTATATCCAGCCAGCCAATTACTCGGAGTAGTGGGTAGATGAAGCGTTTTCTGCTGGCTTGGTTGCTGGCAACTCCGTTTGTGGCTGCGCATGCTGAATCTGAAGACCCTTGGCTTGTCCTGCAAAAGGCTGCCCGCGCAGCGCATGAGCTTAGTTACAAAGGAGTATTCATCTACCAGGCGGGCGATAATATCAAATCCGTCCAAATTACCCATACGAATTCAGGCCAAGGCGAGTATGCGCGCATGGTGGTGCTGGATGGCGCACCGCGCGAAGTGCTCAGCCAGGGTGGGGATGTGGTCATCTTCAGCTCCAAGAATGAGAAAGTCATCATGGAAAAGCGTCGGGCGCATAACCTGTTCCCCGCTGTTCTGCCTGATGACATGGAGCTTCTCAAAGCCAATTATCAGGCTCGGATTGGCGGAACGGAGCGCATTGCCGGCCGCGCCGGTCGTGTAGTGTTCCTAGATCCGCGTGATGGCCTGCGCTATGCCTACAAGTTCTGGGCGGATTGCGAGTACGGCTTGCTGCTCAAGTCCCTGATGCTGAGCGAGCAAAAACAAATGCTGGAGCAAATGGCCTTCAGCCAGCTTAATATGATGGAAGAGCAGGGAATGGACTGGTTCCACCCTAGTGTCGATCATAGTAAGCATTATATTCTCGAAGAGGCTAATGCACAGCTGGTACAGGAGGCTTCGAACTGGACGGTTGGGGCCTTGCCGGTAGGCTACCGCAAGGTTGAGCAGGTGACCCGCTTGGTTCCTGGAAAAAGTGCGCCTGTTACACAAGTCATTTTCACGGATGGATTGGCTTCTGTCTCTCTCTTCATTGAACCTTTATCCAAGGGTGTTCGTCCTAGAATCGGCCAAACATCTAAAGGGGCTACCCACTTCTATGCCAATGTCAGCAAGGGGCATCAGATACTGGTGGTTGGCGAGGTTCCTGCTGCGACTGTAGCGCAGATAGGCAGCGCAGTCAGTTTCAAATAGCTCGTCAGTGCCTGAAGCACAGTGATTTTTAAAGTATGGATTGGCCTTGCAGCATGCAAGCTGTGAGGTGCGCATTTTCATGGTTCATGAATGATGGTGTGTGAGTTTGCTGCTACAAAGTTCTTGGCAGCGTATGAGTGTGACGTGTTAACGAGGTGACGCAATGTTTAAAAAGCTAATTGCCATGTCAGCAATTTGTTTATTTGTTGGTATGGCGGGGGCAACGCCGGTTTTAGCCAAGGAATTGCCCGATTTTACCGAGCTGGCGGAAAAGCAGGGAGCGGCAGTGGTCAATATCAGCGTGACCCAGGTCGTACAGTCTGGAATAGGTGGATCTCCTTTTCCCGGATTCCCCGAAGATGAGGCATTGAATGAATTCTTTCGCCGTTTTGGCATTCCAGGGTTTCCGGGTGTGCCGCGCGGACAAGGTGGTCCACAGCAACCTGAATTTAAATCCCAGTCCCTCGGGTCAGGATTCATCATTAGCAGCGATGGTTATATCCTGACGAATGCCCATGTAGTTCGCGAAGCCGATGAAGTGATCGTCAAGCTGAATGATAAACGTGAATTTCAGGCCAAGATTGTGGGGGTTGACCGCCGCACGGATGTCGCGCTGCTTAAAATTGATGCGACAGGGCTGCCGAAGGTCACCATTGGCAATCCTGAGCAACTGAAGGTAGGGGAGTGGGTGGTGGCAATTGGCTCCCCGTTTGGACTGGAAAGTACGTTGACCGCCGGTGTGGTCAGTGCAAAAGGCCGTGCCTTGCCACAGGAAAATTTTGTGCCTTTCATCCAGACCGATGTTGCCATTAACCCTGGCAATTCTGGCGGACCGTTATTCAACCTCAAGGGTGAGGTGGTAGGCATTAACTCCCAGATATACAGCCGAACTGGCGGTTATATGGGGTTATCGTTCGCCATTCCGATTGATGTGGCCATGGATGTTGCCAATCAGCTCAAGATTTCCGGTCGCGTAGCGCGTGGCTGGCTTGGGATCGGTATTCAGGAAATGACCAAGGAGCTGGCTGAGTCGTTTGGTATGAAGAATACCAAAGGGGCTTTGGTCGCCGGCGTGGAAAAAGGCAGTCCTGCTGAAAAGGGCGGCCTGGAGCCAGGTGATGTCGTAATCAAGTTCGATGGCAAGGATGTCAATGTTTCTTCCGATTTGCCGCGTATCGTTGGTTCCACCAAGCCTGGCAAGAAGGTGCAGGTCGAAGTCTTGCGCAGGGGGGCTAGCAAGACCTTGAATATTACACTGGGTGAAATGCCGGCCGACAAGGATGAGGTTGTGCCAACTGCGCAGCCCGATGCCAAGCCAGAGTCCAATCGCCTGGGGTTGACCCTACGCGAGTTGACGCCACAGCAGCGTCGTAGCCTCAATGGTCGCAATGCGCTGGTCGTGGTTGATGCGCAAGGTGCTGCTGCACAGGCAGGCATCCGCAGGGGAGATCTGATCCTAGCCCTGAACAATACGGAGGTGCAAAGCCTGGAGCAGTTCACCAAGCAGGTAAATGCGGTGCCTGCGGGTAAGACAGTGGCGTTGCTCGTGCAGCGGGAAAACAATACCCTGTACGTACCAGTCAAGGTTGGCAAGTAAGGCAGGCCAAGTAAAATATGTTGAGTGCCGGTATTTCCTGTAAAATCCGGCTCAATTAGAGTGTTGTAAAAGGGCGCTTCGGCGCCCTTCTTTACTTGGCTTAATCTAGAATAACTACATGAAGAATATTCGCAATTTTTCTATTATCGCTCATATCGACCACGGCAAGTCCACGCTGGCCGACCGTATCATCCAGTTGTGCGGTGGGCTGTCCGACCGTGAAATGGAGGCCCAGGTACTGGACTCCATGGATATTGAGCGTGAGCGCGGCATTACCATCAAGGCACAAACGGCGGCATTGGAATATAAGGCGCTGGATGGGCAGGTCTATAACCTGAATCTGATCGATACTCCCGGTCACGTCGATTTTTCCTACGAGGTCAGCCGCTCTCTCGCTGCCTGCGAGGGCGCATTGCTGGTCGTGGACGCTTCGCAAGGCGTAGAGGCGCAAAGCGTGGCGAACTGTTATACCGCGATTGACCAAGGTGTCGAGGTGGTTCCTGTTCTCAATAAGATCGATTTGCCTGCAGCAGATCCGGAACGCGTGATGCAGGAGATCGAGGATGTGATCGGCGTGGATGCTTCCGAGGCCGTGCGTTGTTCCGCCAAGACTGGTGTCGGGGTGCAGGATGTGTTGGAAACCATGATTGCCAAGATACCCCCGCCGGTAGGCGACCCGGAAAAACCCTTGAAGGCTTTGATTATCGACTCATGGTTCGACAATTATGTGGGCGTCATTATGCTGGTGCGGGTGGTGGACGGCGTGCTCAAGCCCAAAGACAAGATCCGCATGATGGCGACCAAGGCAACTTACCTTTGCGAGCAGGTCGGTGTCTTCACACCCAAGTCCCGCCCGCGTGCCTCGTTGTCGGCGGGTGAGGTGGGATTCATCATCGCGGGCATCAAGGAGCTGACCAGTGCCAAGGTCGGCGACACTGTCACCCTTGCAGACAGGCCAGCCAGTGAAGCCTTGCCAGGCTTCAAGGAAGTCAAGCCACAGGTATTTGCCGGCTTGTATCCAGTGGAATCGAACCAGTTCGAGGCCTTGCGCGAAGCGCTGGAAAAGTTGCGCCTCAACGATGCTTCGCTGCAATTCGAGCCAGAAAACTCCAGTGCGCTAGGCTTCGGCTTCCGGTGCGGGTTCCTTGGCCTGTTGCACATGGAAATCGTGCAGGAGCGCCTGGAGCGCGAGTACGACATGGATCTCATCACCACAGCGCCGACTGTGGTGTATGAGCTGTTACTCAAGAGCGGGGAGGTGGTGCAGATCGAGAACCCGTCGCGCCTGCCTGAGCCGTCGCGCATTACCGAAATCCGCGAACCCATCATTACCATCAACCTGTTGATGCCGCAGGATTACGTTGGCCCGGTGATGACCTTGTGCAATAACAAGCGCGGCGTGCAACGCAACATGCAATATATGGGGCGGCAGGTGATGCTGAGTTACGAGATGCCGCTCAATGAAGTGGTATTGGATTTCTTCGACAGGTTGAAATCGGTGTCACGTGGTTATGCTTCCATGGATTATGAGTTCCTTGAGTTCCGTGCCGCGGACCTGGTCAAGCTCGATATCATGGTCAATGGTGAACGCGTCGATGCATTGTCGTTGATTGTGCACCGTTCAAACAGCGTTTACCGTGGCCGGGAACTGGTATCCAAGATGCGCGAGCTGATTCCGCGCCAGATGTTTGATATTGCAGTGCAGGCTTCCATCGGCGCCAATATCATTGCCCGTGAGACGGTGAAAGCGATGCGCAAGAACGTCCTGGCCAAGTGTTATGGTGGCGACATCACCCGCAAGAAGAAACTTCTCGAAAAGCAGAAAGAAGGCAAGAAGCGTATGAAGCAAGTTGGTAATGTTGAAATTCCACAGGAAGCATTCCTGGCTATTTTGAGGGTTGAAGACAAATGATGTTTGCATTGTTTATGTTGGCGGTGCTGGTCATCACTGGGGCGATCTGGCTGCTGGACAGCTTGTTCTGGCGCAAGAAGCGTGCTGCAGATGCGGCAGACCCTGTGATCGTGGAGTACTCCAAAAGCTTCTTCCCCGTAATCCTGGCCGTATTCCTGATTCGTTCCTTCATTGTGGAACCATTCAAGATTCCTTCCGGCTCCATGATGCCGACCTTGCTGGCCGGGGATTTCATCTTGGTGAACAAGTTTTCCTACGGTCTGCGCGTACCTATCCTCAACAAGACTTTCTTTGAGATCGGGCATCCGCAACGCGGGGATGTGTTTGTGTTCCACTATCCGCCTGATCCCTCGATTGACTACATCAAGCGCGTGGTTGGCGTGCCAGGGGATCGCATTGCCTATCGCAACAAGCGCCTCTATGTGAATGGCCAGGCGGTGCAGACTGAATATGTCGATGATTACAAGTATGTCGGCTCCGGCCTTAACATGATTGTGACCAAACGCTATCAGGAGCAGCTGGGCGATACCAAGCACGATATCCTAATCGAGGAAAACGGCATGGCGTTCGATGGCGAGGTCGAGGTGCCTCCAGGTCACTACTTCGCCATGGGCGACAACCGGGACAATAGCAAGGACAGCCGTGTCTGGGGCTTCGTCCCCGAGGATAACCTGGTTGGCAAGGCATTCCTGATCTGGTGGAATTTTGACGACTTTGGCAGAATTGGCACCAAGATCAAATAATTGGAGGGAGCCAGCATGAAAAAGCAGCAAGGCATGTCATTCCTGAGCCTGGTGGTCGTCATCGCAGTGGGTATATTTTTTGCTGTATTGGCAATGAAGCTTGCGCCTTCCTATATCGAATATTTTGCTGTCAAGAAAGCGATTAGCCGCATTGCCCATGACCCAGGGTTCTCCAGCATGAGCAAAGCGGACATGATTGCTGCTTTCCAGAAGAGCGCCACCATCGACGATATCCGCAGCGTCGAAGCCCGGGACCTGACCTTCCTGCGTGATGAGAACGGCAAGACGGCGCTTTCGGTCGATTACCAGGTCGTGGTGCCCTTGTTTTCCAATATCAGTGTCTTGCTGGACTTCGAGGCATCTACCGACAATGCCCGTTGATCGTCAATCTTGCCCTGGCCGTGTGGCTTGCATGGCTTTTTCAATGCTGCATGTATCCCGTGGCGGGCTGCCGTTTTGAGCCAGAACAGCCTGGTACGCCAGCTTGCGTACGAATTCAAGGATAAAGGCCTGCTGACGCTGGCGCTCACCCATCGCAGCTATTCTGGAAGCAATAACGAGAGACTGGAGTTCCTTGGAGACGGCGTGCTGAATTTCCTGGTGGCACATCAGTTGTTCCTGCGTTTTCCAAAATTGCCCGAGGGCGATCTCAGCCGGTTGCGTGCTCAGCTGGTCAAGGAACAAACCTTGAGCGAGATTGCCACAGAACTGAGTGTGGGGGAATTCCTCCGTCTTGGCGAAGGCGAACTCAAGAGCGGCGGCTGGCGGCGCCCCTCGGTGCTGGCCGATGCTATGGAAGCCATCATCGGCGCGGTTTTCCTGGACGGGGGCTACCCGGCTGCCGAGGCGCTGGTGAAGCGCTTGTTCCTGCCGCGCATGGAGGGCATAGACCCGAAGGCAATCGGCAAGGATGCCAAGTCCCTGCTACAGGAATTCCTGCAAGGGCGCAAAATAGACCTGCCCGAATACAACGTCTTGGCAACCGAGGGCGAAGCGCATTGCCAGACATTCCGGGTGAGCTGCCATATCACCAAGTTCCAGATTACCACCGAGGGCAAAGGCTCCAGCCGACGTGCGGCTGAGCAGCAGGCCGCCCAGCTGGCTTACGAGCAATTGCTCGAAAAAGGAAAGAAATGACATCATCCAACGCTTTTCGTTGTGGCACCGTCGCCATCGTCGGCCGTCCCAACGTGGGCAAGTCCACCTTGCTCAACCATATCCTCGGCCTCAAGCTGAGCATTACGTCACGCAAGGCGCAAACCACGCGGCACCGCCTGCTGGGAATACATACCACGGAAGATACGCAATTCCTGTTCGTGGATACGCCAGGTTTCCAGCAAAAGCATATCAATGCGCTCAACCGCAACCTGAACCGCACCGTCACCCAGGTGCTGAGCGAGGTGGATGTGGTGTTGTTTGTGATCGAGCCCATGCACCTGGGAGATGCGGACCGCAAGGTGCTGCAGCTGCTGCCGAAGAATCAGCCAGTATTCCTGGTCGTCAACAAGGCTGACCTGATGGGCGACAAGGGGAACCTGTTGCCGTTGATTCAGGATTTCGACCTGGAGTTTCCATTCACCGGCATCATTCCCGTAAGCGCCAAGAAAAATCTGTATCTGGATGAGCTGCTGGCTGCCGTCCGTGAACACCTGCCTGAACAGCCGGCGATTTATGGCGAGGATGAGCTGACGGACCGTAACGAGCGCTTCCTGGCGGCAGAAATGCTGCGTGAAAAGATATTCCGTTTGCTGGGGGACGAAGTGCCGTATTCCGTAGCGGTGGAGATCGAGAAGTTCGAGCAGGAAGGCAATTTGCGCCGTATCCATGCCGCCATCATTGTCGACAAGGATAGCCAGAAGCCGATGCTGATCGGCAAGGGCGGCGAAAAGCTCAAGCGCATTTCCACCGAGGCGCGCCAAGATATGGAAAAGCTGTTCGGCGGCAAGATCTGGCTCGAGACCTGGGTGAAGGTCAAGAGTGGCTGGGCGGACGACGAACGCGCCTTGAAATCCCTGGGCTACTGAGAGCCTGTTCACAATTTTTTCATAGGGTACGCATGGCTCCAAAACGTGTCTGGTCAAGGCCCAGTGTGCAGGTAATGCTGCAACGCGGCGGACGTGTTTTAGGGGCATGCCCTCCGGGTTGCTCCGGCAGCGCAGCCGCTGCTGTGTTGCAAATCCTCGCCGGGCAATGAGCCCGTCTGTGGTTTGCGCCTTGCTTCGACTACACTGCCGGAGCAACGTACCTCATGAAAAAATTGTGAGCAGGCTCTAAAAGCCGACCCTGGACCAGAAGAACAGGATATTGCCGTTGCCCCGGCCGCCAGGCACATAACTGGTGTTCACCGAGTATTGCCTGTAGTTGAGCGACGCAATCGGCAGTACGCCAGGGATGGGGATGTTCTTGTAGATATCGGCACGCGAAGTGAGGAATGCCGTGTAGCCGACGCCGGCATGCAGTCCCGACCGAGGTCCCATCATCCATTGGTGTCCATAGCCCAGCATAGGTTGCACATTGCTGTGCGAGTCCGAGAATGCCATCAAGTAAACACCTTCCCAATTGCCTGCGGCATTGTAGCGGCTGCGTCCGTATCCCAGGCCCCAGGTGAATTCACGGAACGAGTCGATCTTGTCGTTATCGTAGGCAAAGCGCAAGTGGTGGGTCCAAAGCGGAATGTAGAGGTCATGATCGCCGTTTTTCCAGGTATCCGAGATGCGCTCGCATGACTTGTCTATCCATGAGTAGTCCGTGTTGCACGCGGCCTCTGCCGCCAGTGGGACGAGCATGGTGCTGCTCATCGCGATGATGCCGTGCCTGATATTCATAAGCCTATACCTTAACCATCTGCTAGACCTGACAGCAGAGCATGAGGAAAGGTTTCTCCACTGCGCTGATATGGGCGAGGAAACCTGAGATAAAATGCGTGCTGGTTCTTAATCTAACATAAAGTTTGCATGGCACTCAGTAACATCCACCGCCAAGACAATCAGCCTGTGTATGTGCTGCATACCTATCCGTTCAAGGAAACCAGCCTGGTGGTCGAGTTGTTCAGCCGCGAGTTCGGCCGGGTGGCGGCCGTCGCCAAGGGCGCGAGGCGTCCGCGTTCTGCCATGCGCGGCATGCTGCAGGCTTTTCAGCCACTGCAGGCGACATGGTCAGGCAAGGCCGAGCTCAAGAACCTGCACAGCATGGAGTGGGGAGCGGGTTTGCTCCTGCTGCGCGGCGAGGCGCTGATGTGCGGCTTCTACCTCAACGAGTTGCTGTTGCGCTTGCTGCCGCGCGAAGATGGGCATGACGCATTGTTCGACTACTATAGCCAAACCTTGCGCATACTTGCGCAGGACCAGGTGCCGGTGGCGACTACTTTGCGTCGCTTTGAGCTCAGGATGCTGCAGGAGCTGGGCTATGCCGTGCCGCTCGAGTATGACGAAGCAGGCAATGCCATCAAGCCTGAGCATATGTATTCCTACGTTGCCGAACAAGGCGCTGCCCCTACAAGCCAGCATGTAGCGCCGCCAAATGGCGTACAATTATCCGGCAAGACATTGCTTGCCATGGCGCAGGATGACTACAGCGATGCGCTGACCCAGCAGCAAAGCAAGCAATTGATGCGTGCCTTGCTCGCGCACTATCTGGGAGATAAACCTTTACATACCCGACAACTACTCATGGATCTGCAGGCATTATGAAACTAGGCGTCAATATCGATCACGTGGCCACCCTGCGCCAGGCGCGCGGCACTCAATACCCCAGTGTGGTGCAGGCCGCCCTGCGCGCCGAAGAGGCGGGGGCGGACAGCATCACCATTCATTTGCGCGAGGACCGGCGCCATATTCAGGATGCCGATGTTTTTGCGTTGCGTCCGTTGCTGCAGACGAAAATGAATCTGGAAATGGCGGTAACCGACGAAATGGTCGGCATCGCCCTTCAGGTGAGGCCGCAGGATGTCTGCCTGGTGCCTGAGCGCCGCGAAGAGCGCACGACCGAGGGCGGTCTGAACGTGATCGGCAACCTAGGCGCTATCAAGGGCGCCTGCAAGACGCTGGGAGATGCTGGAATTCGCGTTTCCTTGTTTATCGGGCCGGAGCTGGAACAAGTCGAAGCTGCCAAGGCGGCAGGCGCGCCGGTCATTGAAATTCACACAGGGGCATTTGCCGACGCCGGTACCGAGGCAGCAAAACATGCTGAATTGCAGCGCATTCGCATGGCAGTGGACCATGGGCTGGCACTGGGCCTGACTGTCAACGCCGGGCACGGCCTGAATATTCACAACGTGCATGAGATTGTCAGCATTCCCGGTATCGAGGAACTCAATATCGGCCATGCGATCGTGGCCCACGCCCTGTTTGTCGGCTGGGAGTACGCAGTGCGCGAAATGAAGGCGCTGATCGTGCAGAAGGCGACCTAAGCTTCGGTAACTCTCCAGCATGATTTATGGGATAGGTACCGATATCGTCGAAGTGGTGCGCATTGAGGAGTCACTCAGCCGCTTTGGTGACGCATTCGCCCGGCGTATTCTCAATGCTGCCGAGTGGCAGGAATACGAGGCGAGCCGGGTCAAGGCCAGGTTTCTTGCCAAGCGCTTCGCTGCCAAGGAGGCATTCGCCAAGGCGTTGGGCACAGGCATACGCGGCGCAGCCAGTTTCGAGAATATCGGTATCGGGCATGACGCCCTAGGCAAACCGGAGTTTCGGTTGGCGCCGTTGTTGCAGGCGTGGCTGGAGGAAAAGGGCGTAGGCAGCCTGCATCTTTCCCTCAGTGATGAGAAAGCCATCGCTGCCGCATTCGTGGTTTTGGAGCGCGCCTGAACCATGCATCGTAAGCTGTG from Methylobacillus flagellatus KT harbors:
- the rpoE gene encoding RNA polymerase sigma factor RpoE — its product is MAVTPPAGNRELDQQLVERAQSGDKRAFGLLVDKYQRKLGRLLSRLIRDPAEVEDVVQESFIKAYRALPSFRGDSAFYTWLYRIGINTAKNYLVAMGRRPQATGDIEIEDAENFDDGNELRTMDTPETELMGKEIAQTVNDTVAMLPEELRTAITLREIEGLSYEEIATMMDCPIGTVRSRIFRARETIAQKLRPLLDTPENRRW
- a CDS encoding MucB/RseB C-terminal domain-containing protein, which translates into the protein MKRFLLAWLLATPFVAAHAESEDPWLVLQKAARAAHELSYKGVFIYQAGDNIKSVQITHTNSGQGEYARMVVLDGAPREVLSQGGDVVIFSSKNEKVIMEKRRAHNLFPAVLPDDMELLKANYQARIGGTERIAGRAGRVVFLDPRDGLRYAYKFWADCEYGLLLKSLMLSEQKQMLEQMAFSQLNMMEEQGMDWFHPSVDHSKHYILEEANAQLVQEASNWTVGALPVGYRKVEQVTRLVPGKSAPVTQVIFTDGLASVSLFIEPLSKGVRPRIGQTSKGATHFYANVSKGHQILVVGEVPAATVAQIGSAVSFK
- a CDS encoding DegQ family serine endoprotease, which produces MFKKLIAMSAICLFVGMAGATPVLAKELPDFTELAEKQGAAVVNISVTQVVQSGIGGSPFPGFPEDEALNEFFRRFGIPGFPGVPRGQGGPQQPEFKSQSLGSGFIISSDGYILTNAHVVREADEVIVKLNDKREFQAKIVGVDRRTDVALLKIDATGLPKVTIGNPEQLKVGEWVVAIGSPFGLESTLTAGVVSAKGRALPQENFVPFIQTDVAINPGNSGGPLFNLKGEVVGINSQIYSRTGGYMGLSFAIPIDVAMDVANQLKISGRVARGWLGIGIQEMTKELAESFGMKNTKGALVAGVEKGSPAEKGGLEPGDVVIKFDGKDVNVSSDLPRIVGSTKPGKKVQVEVLRRGASKTLNITLGEMPADKDEVVPTAQPDAKPESNRLGLTLRELTPQQRRSLNGRNALVVVDAQGAAAQAGIRRGDLILALNNTEVQSLEQFTKQVNAVPAGKTVALLVQRENNTLYVPVKVGK
- the nadB gene encoding L-aspartate oxidase, yielding MQQYDVLIIGSGLAGLTLALKVGASKKVCLISKRSINDGSSNWAQGGIAAVLADDDSTEAHIQDTLIAGAGLCDAAVTRLVAEHGRETVEWLIAEGVPFTREDDNSGFHLTREGGHSHRRIIHAADATGHAVQKTLAEKVRKHPNITVLEEHIAVDLITAGKVNMEGSACLGAYVLDNTTGKVLTIGAQHTVLATGGTGKVYLYTTNPDVASGDGVAMAWRAGCRIANMEFIQFHPTCLYHPEAKSFLISEAIRGEGGILKLPDGTRFMPWHDERAELAPRDIVARAIDFEMKKRGLECVYLDISHKPADFILSHFPTIYRRCFELGIDITREPIPVVPAAHYSCGGIMTDHIGRTDIPRLYAIGETACTGLHGANRLASNSLLECLVFGQAAAQDILRQPQMPEIILPYWDESRVTDADEEIIITHNWSELRRTMWNYVGIVRTNKRLTRALHRIHLLRDEVHEFYSNFRISNNLIELRNLLQVAELIVKSAMERKESRGLHYSKDYPFLAEEAVPTVLEPSNYYSLLDSQHGHEHH
- a CDS encoding DUF1841 family protein, producing the protein MALFHPSRDQVRQFFFDAWAKFQQQQALTDLETIAVDIIQAHPEYHHVLEAPEQYLEQSYFPEMGETNPFLHMSLHLSVLEQVSIDQPPGIHAAYHALARKYGSVIEAQHALMDCLAEAIWQAQRSSTGLDAQAYAACIEAKARG
- a CDS encoding sigma-E factor negative regulatory protein; translation: MKSQISALMDGDMALEDAEYLYTTLKSGGESAQAWSDYHLIGDAMRGNPVFKPDFTERLMAALEEEPVLLVPAVKRKQAVLKNSRFWSVAASVSAVAFVGWVVLQQQVQSDLDDDATPMEIAQSLPADYWLAHQSQASNNSAYYIQPANYSE